The following coding sequences are from one Streptococcus mitis window:
- a CDS encoding phosphomevalonate kinase produces the protein MIAVKTCGKLYWAGEYAILEPGQLALIKAIPIYMKGEIAFSDSYRIYSDMFDFAADLTPNPDYSLIQETIALVEDFLVYRGETLRPFSLEIRGKMEREGKKFGLGSSGSVVVLVVKALLALYKLLVDQELLFKLASAVLLKRGDNGSMGDLACIVAEELVLYQSFDRQKVAAWLEEENLATVLERDWGFSISQVEPTLECDFLVGWTKEVAVSSHMVQQVKQNINQNFLSSSKEMVVSLVEALEQGKAEKIIEQVEVASKLLEGLSTDIYTPSLRQLKEASQDLQSVAKSSGAGGGDCGIALSFDEQSTETLKNRWADLGIELLYQERIGHDDKS, from the coding sequence ATGATTGCTGTTAAAACTTGCGGAAAACTCTATTGGGCAGGGGAATATGCTATTTTAGAGCCAGGGCAGTTGGCCTTGATAAAGGCCATTCCCATCTATATGAAGGGCGAGATTGCTTTTTCTGATAGTTATCGTATCTATTCGGATATGTTTGATTTCGCAGCGGATTTGACGCCAAATCCTGACTATAGCTTGATTCAAGAAACAATTGCTTTAGTGGAAGATTTCCTCGTTTATCGTGGGGAGACCTTGCGACCTTTTTCTTTGGAAATCCGAGGAAAAATGGAACGAGAAGGGAAAAAGTTTGGTCTGGGTTCTAGTGGCAGCGTCGTTGTCTTGGTTGTCAAGGCTTTGCTGGCTCTGTATAAGCTTTTGGTTGATCAGGAGCTCTTGTTCAAGCTGGCTAGCGCGGTCTTGCTCAAGCGCGGAGACAATGGTTCTATGGGGGACCTTGCCTGTATTGTGGCAGAGGAATTGGTTCTTTACCAGTCATTTGATCGCCAGAAGGTGGCTGCTTGGTTGGAAGAAGAAAACTTGGCGACTGTTTTAGAGCGTGATTGGGGCTTTTCAATTTCGCAAGTGGAACCAACTTTAGAATGTGATTTCCTAGTGGGATGGACCAAGGAAGTGGCTGTATCGAGTCACATGGTCCAGCAAGTCAAGCAAAATATCAATCAGAATTTTTTAAGTTCCTCAAAAGAAATGGTGGTTTCTTTGGTAGAAGCCTTGGAGCAGGGGAAAGCAGAAAAAATTATCGAGCAAGTAGAAGTAGCCAGCAAGCTTTTAGAAGGCTTGAGCACAGATATTTACACTCCTTCGCTTAGACAATTGAAAGAAGCTAGTCAAGATTTGCAATCTGTTGCTAAGAGTAGCGGAGCTGGTGGTGGTGATTGTGGCATTGCCTTGAGTTTTGATGAGCAATCAACTGAAACCCTAAAAAACCGTTGGGCCGATCTGGGGATTGAGCTCTTATATCAAGAAAGGATAGGACATGACGACAAATCGTAA
- a CDS encoding C40 family peptidase, whose translation MKKYITYAALLLTSGALLSTTYVVNAETTTSTTKVTTSQTTSQYTSEKEAIDQLVKEGKIKVEDAEQVKLVGFSPRELTQVEGDQEKIAFNQNRDDKGTWMITDGRWWFKYTSGGYAKHWEFLDKKWYYFDDQGWMKSNEWINPDGNWYYLSNDGSMLTDYNRVNGKPYFFRSNGVCVENKGQAIAEYAETFVDKIPYVGGWADLNKGVDCSGFTHAIYKNFDIYLGTDTRSQFKQGIDVTGNEKPGDLIFFNNLEHVGINIGGNQVVHANYVRKFVNITNNEYIGSIDGARRVW comes from the coding sequence ATGAAAAAATATATTACTTATGCAGCTTTATTACTTACTTCAGGAGCTTTGTTATCAACTACTTATGTAGTTAATGCAGAAACTACAACGTCTACCACTAAAGTGACTACATCACAAACAACTTCACAGTATACAAGCGAGAAAGAAGCAATTGATCAACTTGTTAAAGAAGGTAAAATTAAGGTTGAAGATGCAGAACAAGTTAAGTTGGTAGGATTTTCTCCTAGAGAATTAACGCAAGTAGAAGGCGATCAAGAAAAAATAGCATTTAATCAAAATAGAGATGATAAAGGAACCTGGATGATAACAGATGGTCGCTGGTGGTTCAAATATACTTCAGGTGGGTATGCTAAACATTGGGAATTCTTAGATAAGAAATGGTATTATTTTGATGATCAAGGTTGGATGAAATCAAATGAGTGGATTAACCCAGATGGTAATTGGTACTATCTTTCAAATGACGGTTCCATGCTAACTGATTATAATAGAGTTAATGGGAAACCTTATTTCTTCAGATCTAACGGTGTTTGCGTAGAAAATAAAGGTCAGGCAATTGCTGAGTATGCAGAGACATTTGTAGATAAAATCCCATATGTTGGGGGTTGGGCAGACTTGAATAAGGGTGTAGATTGCTCAGGATTTACACATGCCATATATAAAAACTTTGACATTTACTTAGGAACTGATACTAGATCTCAATTTAAGCAAGGAATTGATGTAACTGGTAATGAAAAACCTGGAGATTTAATTTTCTTTAATAATCTTGAACATGTGGGAATTAATATTGGCGGTAACCAAGTGGTTCACGCAAATTATGTAAGAAAATTTGTAAACATAACTAACAATGAATACATTGGATCTATTGACGGAGCTAGACGAGTTTGGTAA
- a CDS encoding N-acetylmuramoyl-L-alanine amidase family protein: MKKSKLLTLGLLAGAGLLLSINQAQAADTWVKNGSDWNLSQDGSLAKNKWVQNAGSWYHFDGSGKMQTGWYKEGNTWYSLADSGAMRTGWYKEGNTWYSLANSGAMRTGWYKEGSTWYYLKGSGAMATGWATANGQWSYFEKSGAMVADRAVPASDGESYVIGKDGYMLTKLPSQVEQDPFDDTVITDIVTLSDGYDYHLVHKKDGVVIEKNAWYIKPIDERFSYQKIGDIKRNTLDAITDNKKPGEEIDPKAVIKNFQNLPNKYYFGADGRKVANLPEFTTHFPIQKVGSELYLKNSSPVISLDSSGLTINDNKLYLRGANDDNGKLVTGYFTMFMDGLLSKDHHILGYADESGEIVKMKVLPNDFRDYIEKGISGFYGETVRYDSSTGNVSVVK, translated from the coding sequence ATGAAAAAATCTAAACTACTTACACTTGGTTTGCTTGCAGGTGCTGGCCTACTTTTATCTATCAACCAAGCACAGGCTGCAGATACATGGGTAAAAAATGGTTCTGACTGGAATCTTTCTCAAGATGGCAGTCTAGCTAAAAACAAATGGGTGCAAAATGCTGGCTCTTGGTACCACTTTGACGGTTCTGGTAAAATGCAGACAGGCTGGTACAAGGAAGGCAATACATGGTATTCGCTCGCAGACAGTGGGGCTATGCGTACTGGCTGGTACAAGGAAGGCAATACATGGTACTCACTCGCAAATAGTGGGGCTATGCGTACTGGTTGGTACAAAGAAGGGTCTACTTGGTACTACCTCAAAGGCAGTGGCGCTATGGCAACAGGATGGGCAACTGCAAATGGTCAATGGTCTTACTTTGAAAAATCAGGTGCTATGGTAGCAGATAGAGCTGTTCCAGCAAGCGATGGGGAAAGTTATGTCATTGGTAAGGATGGTTATATGTTAACCAAACTCCCTAGTCAGGTTGAACAAGATCCTTTTGATGATACAGTTATTACAGATATCGTTACTTTGTCTGATGGCTATGACTATCACCTTGTTCATAAGAAAGATGGAGTTGTTATCGAAAAGAATGCCTGGTATATCAAACCTATTGATGAACGTTTTTCTTATCAAAAGATTGGCGATATAAAACGAAATACTTTAGATGCAATTACTGATAATAAAAAACCAGGGGAAGAAATTGATCCTAAAGCTGTCATAAAGAATTTCCAAAACTTACCAAATAAGTATTACTTTGGAGCAGATGGACGTAAGGTTGCGAATCTACCAGAATTCACTACTCACTTCCCTATTCAAAAAGTTGGGTCTGAACTTTATCTTAAAAACTCAAGTCCAGTTATTAGTCTAGATTCATCTGGATTGACAATTAATGACAATAAACTTTATCTAAGAGGTGCCAATGATGATAATGGTAAACTTGTAACTGGATATTTTACAATGTTTATGGACGGATTATTATCTAAAGATCACCATATTTTGGGCTATGCAGATGAATCTGGTGAAATCGTGAAGATGAAAGTTTTGCCTAATGATTTCCGTGATTATATTGAAAAAGGAATTTCCGGTTTTTATGGAGAAACTGTTAGATATGACAGTTCAACAGGAAATGTTTCTGTTGTGAAATAA
- a CDS encoding sensor histidine kinase yields the protein MKKQAYVIIALTSFLFVLFLSHSLLEILDFDWSIFLHDVEKTEKFVFLLLVFSMSMTCLLALFWRGVEELSLRKMQANLKRLLAGQEVVQVSDPDLDASFKSLSGKLNLLTEALQKAENHSLTQEEEIVEKERKRIARDLHDTVSQELFAAHMILSGISQQALKLDREKMQTQLQSVTAILETAQKDLRVLLLHLRPVELEEKSLVEGIQILLKELEDKSDLKVSFKQNVTKLPKKIEEHIFRILQELISNTLRHAQASCLDVYLYQTDLELQLKVVDNGIGFQLGSLDDLSYGLRNIKERVEDMAGRVQLLTAPKQGLAVDIRIPLLDKE from the coding sequence ATGAAAAAACAAGCCTATGTAATTATTGCTCTCACTTCCTTCCTGTTTGTCTTATTTCTGTCTCATAGTTTGTTGGAAATCCTTGATTTTGACTGGTCAATTTTCTTGCACGATGTTGAAAAAACAGAAAAATTTGTCTTTTTGTTGTTAGTATTCAGCATGTCCATGACCTGTCTCTTAGCCCTGTTTTGGCGAGGTGTGGAAGAGCTTTCTCTAAGAAAAATGCAGGCCAATCTCAAGCGTTTATTGGCAGGGCAAGAAGTGGTTCAGGTTTCAGATCCAGATTTGGACGCCAGTTTCAAGTCCTTGTCAGGGAAACTTAACCTCTTGACAGAAGCGCTTCAAAAGGCTGAAAATCACAGTCTTACTCAGGAAGAGGAAATCGTTGAGAAGGAACGAAAGCGGATTGCTCGGGATTTGCACGATACCGTCAGTCAGGAGTTGTTTGCGGCCCACATGATTTTGTCAGGTATCAGTCAGCAGGCTTTGAAACTGGATAGAGAAAAGATGCAGACCCAGTTGCAGAGTGTCACAGCAATTTTAGAAACGGCTCAGAAGGATTTGCGGGTCTTGCTCCTGCATTTGCGCCCAGTTGAGTTGGAAGAGAAGAGTCTGGTTGAAGGGATTCAAATTCTTCTAAAAGAGCTTGAGGACAAGAGTGATCTTAAGGTTAGTTTCAAGCAAAATGTGACGAAATTGCCTAAGAAGATTGAGGAGCATATCTTCCGCATTTTGCAGGAGTTGATCAGCAATACCCTCCGTCATGCCCAGGCCTCTTGTCTGGATGTCTACCTCTATCAGACGGATCTTGAATTGCAGCTGAAGGTGGTGGACAATGGAATTGGTTTTCAGTTAGGGAGTTTAGATGACTTGAGTTATGGACTACGCAATATCAAGGAGCGGGTTGAAGATATGGCAGGAAGGGTTCAACTCTTGACAGCTCCAAAGCAAGGACTGGCGGTTGATATCCGTATTCCCTTGCTAGATAAGGAATGA
- the fni gene encoding type 2 isopentenyl-diphosphate Delta-isomerase — MTTNRKDEHIRYALEQKSSYNSFDEVELIHSSLPLYDLDEINLSTEFAGRKWDFPFYINAMTGGSEKGKEINQKLAQVAEACGILFVTGSYSAALKDSTDDSFSVKSSHPNLLLGTNIGLDKPVELGLQTVEEMNPLLLQVHVNVMQELLMLEGERKFRSWQSHLADYSKQIPVPIVLKEVGFGMDVKTIERAYGLGVRTVDLSGRGGTSFAYIENRRSGQRDYLNQWGQSTMQALINAQDWKDKVELLVSGGVRNPLDMIKCLVFGAKAVGLSRTILELIETYSIEEVIGIVQGWKADLRLIMCALNCATIADLQKVDYLLYGKLKEAKDQMKKA, encoded by the coding sequence ATGACGACAAATCGTAAGGATGAGCACATCCGCTATGCCCTTGAGCAGAAAAGTTCCTATAATAGCTTTGATGAGGTGGAGTTGATTCATTCTTCCTTGCCTCTTTACGACCTGGATGAAATCAATCTGTCGACAGAGTTTGCTGGTCGAAAGTGGGACTTTCCTTTTTATATCAATGCCATGACAGGTGGGAGTGAAAAAGGTAAAGAAATCAATCAAAAACTGGCTCAAGTGGCGGAAGCTTGTGGAATTTTATTTGTAACGGGTTCTTATAGCGCAGCTCTCAAAGATTCAACAGATGACTCTTTTTCTGTCAAGTCTAGCCATCCAAATCTCCTTCTTGGAACCAATATTGGATTGGACAAGCCTGTCGAGTTAGGACTTCAGACTGTAGAAGAGATGAATCCTCTTCTCTTGCAAGTCCATGTCAACGTCATGCAGGAATTGCTCATGCTTGAGGGAGAAAGGAAGTTCAGAAGCTGGCAATCGCATCTGGCAGACTATAGCAAGCAAATCCCTGTTCCTATTGTCCTAAAGGAAGTGGGCTTTGGAATGGATGTGAAGACCATCGAGAGAGCCTATGGATTGGGTGTTCGAACTGTTGACCTATCAGGTCGTGGCGGTACCAGCTTTGCCTATATCGAAAACCGTCGCAGTGGTCAACGTGACTACCTCAATCAATGGGGGCAATCTACTATGCAGGCCCTTATCAATGCCCAAGACTGGAAAGACAAGGTTGAACTCTTGGTCAGTGGTGGCGTTCGGAATCCGCTGGATATGATTAAGTGTTTGGTCTTTGGTGCCAAGGCTGTAGGACTGTCTCGAACAATTCTGGAATTGATTGAAACCTATTCAATTGAAGAAGTGATTGGCATTGTCCAAGGCTGGAAAGCAGATCTACGCTTGATCATGTGTGCCCTTAACTGTGCCACCATAGCAGATCTACAAAAAGTAGACTATCTTCTTTATGGAAAATTAAAAGAAGCAAAGGATCAGATGAAAAAGGCGTAA
- a CDS encoding response regulator transcription factor: MKILLVDDHEMVRLGLKSYFDLQDDVEVVGEAANGAQGIDLALELRPDVIVMDIVMPEMNGIDATLAILKEWPEAKILIVTSYLDNEKIMPVLNAGARGYMLKTSSADELLHAVRKVAAGELVIEQEVSKKVEYHRNHMELHEELTARERDVLQLIAKGYENQRIADELFISLKTVKTHVSNILAKLEVSDRTQAAVYAFQHHLVGHEDF; this comes from the coding sequence ATGAAAATTTTACTAGTAGATGACCATGAAATGGTCCGATTGGGCTTGAAAAGCTACTTTGACCTCCAAGATGATGTGGAAGTTGTAGGGGAAGCGGCCAATGGGGCTCAAGGCATTGACTTGGCCTTGGAATTGCGTCCAGATGTCATTGTCATGGATATTGTCATGCCTGAGATGAATGGGATTGACGCGACTTTGGCCATCCTCAAAGAATGGCCTGAAGCCAAGATTTTGATTGTGACTTCGTACTTGGACAATGAAAAAATCATGCCGGTCTTGAACGCTGGTGCTAGAGGCTATATGCTTAAGACTTCTAGTGCAGACGAACTACTCCATGCTGTTCGTAAGGTGGCTGCTGGAGAGTTGGTCATTGAGCAAGAGGTCAGCAAAAAAGTCGAATACCACCGCAATCATATGGAGCTTCATGAGGAGTTGACTGCGCGTGAGCGAGATGTGCTCCAACTCATCGCCAAGGGCTATGAAAATCAGCGCATCGCAGACGAACTGTTTATCTCTCTCAAGACGGTCAAGACCCATGTGTCCAATATCCTAGCCAAACTTGAAGTCAGCGATCGTACCCAGGCGGCTGTCTATGCCTTTCAGCACCACTTGGTGGGTCATGAAGACTTTTAA
- a CDS encoding N-acetylmuramoyl-L-alanine amidase family protein encodes MKKSKLFTLGLLIGAGLLLSINQAQAADTWVKNGADWNLSQDGSLAKNKWVQNAGSWYHFDSTGKMQTGWLKEGNTWYSLADSGAMRTGWYKEGNTWYSLANSGAMRTGWYKEGNTWYSLANSGAMRTGWYKEGNTWYYLHFSGSMMTGWECINGDWYYFEQSGAMASDRVVNSSDGTGYILSKDGHMFTLQDSPYKHDDIVRLGDGYEYLIKAKYDGNKFTDVIVAKNTWYVKPEFKKFSDKYGDHVANITLALVDNKEKGQEIDPKAVIRNFQNLPGRYYFGADGRRVLPLPEMTTRSEIKKVGNDLYLEDPGVRLRLPSTYFTINNNKLYYLENEQGKLKTGYFVLIDDGATTTHYHILAYADQSGEILKMKRLPSGVRDYLDKEIDGFYGQKIKIESPHSNEYYKVVVVK; translated from the coding sequence ATGAAAAAATCTAAACTATTCACTCTTGGTTTGCTTATAGGTGCTGGTCTGCTTTTATCTATCAACCAAGCACAGGCTGCAGATACTTGGGTTAAAAATGGTGCTGACTGGAATCTTTCTCAAGATGGCAGTCTCGCTAAAAACAAATGGGTACAAAATGCTGGCTCATGGTATCATTTTGACAGCACTGGTAAAATGCAGACAGGCTGGCTCAAAGAAGGCAATACTTGGTATTCACTAGCAGATAGTGGTGCTATGCGCACAGGCTGGTACAAGGAAGGCAATACCTGGTACTCACTCGCAAATAGTGGTGCCATGCGCACTGGCTGGTATAAGGAAGGTAACACCTGGTACTCATTAGCTAATAGTGGCGCTATGCGTACTGGCTGGTACAAAGAAGGCAACACATGGTACTATCTTCATTTTAGTGGTTCTATGATGACAGGTTGGGAGTGCATAAATGGTGATTGGTATTATTTTGAACAATCAGGTGCAATGGCCTCTGATAGAGTTGTAAATTCTAGTGATGGAACAGGCTATATTCTCAGCAAGGATGGACATATGTTCACTTTACAAGATAGCCCTTATAAACATGATGATATTGTTCGTTTAGGCGATGGATATGAATATCTGATTAAAGCAAAATATGATGGGAATAAATTTACTGATGTTATAGTGGCTAAAAACACTTGGTATGTCAAACCTGAGTTCAAGAAGTTTTCCGACAAATATGGGGATCATGTTGCAAATATAACCTTAGCTTTAGTGGATAATAAAGAAAAAGGACAAGAAATTGATCCTAAAGCTGTTATTCGTAATTTCCAAAATCTGCCAGGTCGATATTACTTTGGAGCAGATGGTCGTAGAGTATTACCACTTCCAGAGATGACAACTAGATCAGAAATCAAAAAAGTTGGCAATGATCTTTATCTAGAAGACCCAGGTGTACGACTTAGACTTCCGTCTACTTACTTCACAATCAATAACAATAAACTATACTATTTAGAAAATGAACAAGGTAAGCTTAAAACAGGTTACTTTGTACTGATTGATGATGGAGCAACCACTACTCACTATCACATTCTAGCCTATGCGGATCAATCCGGTGAGATTCTTAAGATGAAACGCTTGCCATCAGGAGTTAGAGATTATCTTGACAAAGAAATCGATGGTTTCTATGGTCAAAAAATTAAGATTGAATCTCCACACTCAAACGAATATTACAAAGTGGTTGTGGTTAAATAA
- the liaF gene encoding cell wall-active antibiotics response protein LiaF: protein MRKFKIFLFIEACLLTGALILMVSEHFSRFLLILFLFLLLIRYYTGKEGNNLLLVVATILFFFIVMLNPFVILAIFVAVIYSLFLIYPMMNQEKEQTNLVFEEVVTVKKEKNRWFGNLHHFSSYQTCQFDDINLFRLMGKDTIHLERVILTNHDNVIILRKMVGTTKIIVPVDVEVSLSVNCLYGDLTFFNQPKRALRNEHYHQETRDYLKSNKSVKIFLTTMIGDVEVVRG from the coding sequence ATGAGAAAATTTAAAATCTTTTTATTTATCGAAGCCTGTCTTCTGACAGGAGCTCTGATTTTGATGGTATCAGAGCATTTTTCGCGTTTTCTGCTAATTTTATTCCTCTTTTTGCTTTTGATTCGCTATTACACTGGTAAAGAGGGCAATAATCTTCTTTTGGTGGTGGCAACCATTCTCTTCTTTTTCATCGTCATGCTCAATCCTTTTGTGATTCTAGCTATTTTTGTTGCGGTCATCTATAGCCTCTTTCTTATTTATCCGATGATGAACCAGGAAAAAGAACAGACCAATTTGGTGTTTGAAGAGGTGGTGACGGTTAAGAAGGAGAAAAATCGTTGGTTTGGGAATCTCCATCATTTTTCAAGTTATCAAACTTGCCAGTTTGATGATATCAATCTCTTTCGTCTCATGGGCAAGGATACCATTCATCTGGAGAGGGTCATCCTAACCAATCATGATAATGTCATTATTCTCAGAAAGATGGTAGGAACAACCAAAATCATTGTACCTGTAGATGTGGAAGTCAGTCTCAGCGTTAATTGTCTCTATGGTGATTTGACTTTTTTCAACCAGCCCAAGCGAGCCCTCCGCAATGAACACTATCATCAAGAAACAAGAGACTATCTCAAGAGTAACAAGAGTGTCAAGATTTTCTTGACTACTATGATTGGGGATGTGGAGGTGGTCAGAGGATGA
- a CDS encoding N-acetylmuramoyl-L-alanine amidase family protein: protein MKIIKKLMQIALSVFFFSLLATSAVLADTIGGQFVDKDNRKYYIKDDHKAIYWHKIDGKTYYFGDSGEMVVGWQYLEIPGTGYRDDLFDNRPVFEIALQPKWYYFGQDGVLQEFVGWKQLEVKDSLNVGKKHGEGFEGPEVLKLANYYFAQDHSLKTGWLYDQSNWYYLVKTAYLGKDYFGGERRTGWINDNSAWYYLDSETGIMQTGWKQLGNKWYYLRSSGAMVTGWYQEGSTWYYLDQSNGDMKTGWQYLGNKWYYLRSSGAMVTGWFQVGSKWYYAYSSGALAVNTTVDGYSVNYNGEWVQ from the coding sequence ATGAAAATCATAAAAAAATTGATGCAAATTGCATTATCAGTTTTTTTCTTTAGCTTACTGGCAACAAGTGCAGTATTGGCGGATACTATAGGTGGACAGTTTGTTGATAAAGATAATAGAAAATATTATATAAAAGATGACCATAAAGCAATCTATTGGCATAAAATAGACGGTAAAACCTACTATTTTGGTGATAGTGGAGAAATGGTAGTTGGTTGGCAATACTTAGAAATCCCTGGGACAGGTTATCGTGATGATTTATTTGATAATCGACCAGTTTTTGAAATTGCCCTTCAACCGAAGTGGTACTACTTTGGACAAGATGGTGTCCTACAAGAATTTGTTGGATGGAAACAATTAGAAGTTAAGGATTCGTTAAATGTTGGTAAAAAACATGGTGAGGGCTTTGAAGGCCCAGAAGTTCTTAAATTAGCAAATTATTACTTTGCTCAAGACCATTCTTTAAAAACAGGTTGGCTTTATGATCAATCCAACTGGTATTACCTAGTAAAAACAGCTTACTTAGGGAAAGACTACTTTGGTGGTGAAAGACGTACAGGCTGGATCAATGATAACTCAGCTTGGTACTATCTAGATTCAGAAACTGGTATCATGCAAACTGGTTGGAAACAACTTGGCAATAAGTGGTACTACCTTCGTTCATCAGGAGCAATGGTGACTGGTTGGTATCAGGAAGGCTCAACTTGGTATTATTTAGACCAGTCAAATGGTGATATGAAAACTGGATGGCAATACCTTGGTAACAAGTGGTACTATCTTCGTTCATCAGGAGCTATGGTCACTGGCTGGTTCCAGGTCGGCAGTAAATGGTACTACGCTTATAGCTCAGGTGCTTTAGCAGTGAATACGACTGTAGATGGCTATTCTGTCAATTATAATGGCGAATGGGTTCAATAA
- the mvk gene encoding mevalonate kinase: MTKKIGVGQAHSKIILIGEHAVVYGYPAISLPLLEVEVTCKVVPAASPWRLYEEDTLSMAVYASLEYLDITEACIRCEIDSAIPEKRGMGSSAAISIAAIRAVFDYYQAELPHDVLEVLVNRAEMIAHMNPSGLDAKTCLSDQPIRFIKNVGFTELEMDLSAYLVIADTGVYGHTREAIQVVQNKGKDALPFLHALGELTQQAEVAISQKDAEGLGQILSQAHLHLKEIGVSSPEADSLVETALSHGALGAKMSGGGLGGCIIALATNLTQAQELAERLEEKGAVQTWIESL; the protein is encoded by the coding sequence ATGACAAAAAAAATTGGTGTCGGTCAGGCACATAGTAAGATTATTTTAATAGGGGAGCATGCAGTCGTTTACGGTTATCCGGCTATTTCCCTGCCTCTTTTGGAGGTGGAGGTGACTTGTAAGGTAGTTCCTGCAGCGAGTCCTTGGCGTCTTTATGAGGAGGATACCTTGTCCATGGCGGTGTATGCCTCACTGGAGTATTTGGATATCACAGAAGCCTGCATTCGCTGTGAGATTGACTCAGCTATCCCTGAGAAGCGGGGAATGGGTTCGTCAGCAGCTATCAGCATAGCGGCCATTCGTGCGGTATTTGACTACTATCAGGCAGAACTGCCTCATGATGTACTAGAAGTCTTGGTCAATCGGGCTGAAATGATTGCCCATATGAATCCTAGTGGTTTGGATGCTAAGACCTGTCTCAGTGACCAGCCTATTCGATTTATTAAGAATGTAGGATTTACAGAGCTTGAGATGGATTTATCTGCCTATTTGGTGATTGCTGATACGGGTGTTTATGGCCATACTCGTGAAGCTATTCAAGTGGTTCAAAACAAGGGCAAGGATGCCCTACCGTTTTTGCATGCCTTGGGAGAATTGACCCAGCAGGCAGAAGTTGCGATTTCACAAAAAGATGCTGAAGGACTGGGACAAATCCTTAGTCAAGCGCATTTACATCTAAAAGAAATTGGTGTTAGTAGCCCTGAGGCGGATTCTCTAGTTGAAACGGCTCTTAGCCATGGTGCTCTGGGTGCCAAGATGAGCGGTGGTGGGCTAGGAGGCTGTATCATAGCCTTGGCAACCAATTTGACTCAAGCTCAAGAACTAGCAGAAAGATTAGAAGAGAAAGGAGCTGTTCAGACATGGATAGAGAGCCTGTAA
- the mvaD gene encoding diphosphomevalonate decarboxylase — MDREPVTVRSYANIAIIKYWGKKKEKEMVPATSSISLTLENMYTETALSPLPTDATADVFYINGQLQSEAEHVKMSKIIDRYRPAGEGFVRIDTQNNMPTAAGLSSSSSGLSALVKACNAYFKLGLTRIQLAQEAKFASGSSSRSFYGPLGAWDKDSGEIYPVETDLKLAMIMLVLEDKKKPISSRDGMKLCVETSTTFDDWVRQSEKDYQDMLVYLKENDFAKVGELTEENALAMHATTKTASPAFSYLTDASYEAMDFVRQLREQGEACYFTMDAGPNVKVLCQEKDLEHLSEIFGQRYRLIVSKTKDLSQDDCC, encoded by the coding sequence ATGGATAGAGAGCCTGTAACAGTACGTTCTTACGCAAATATTGCTATTATCAAATATTGGGGAAAGAAAAAAGAAAAAGAGATGGTGCCTGCTACTAGCAGCATCTCTCTGACTTTGGAAAACATGTACACAGAGACGGCCCTGTCGCCTCTACCGACGGATGCGACTGCTGATGTTTTTTACATCAATGGTCAGCTACAGAGTGAGGCGGAGCATGTCAAGATGAGCAAGATTATTGACCGTTACCGTCCAGCTGGTGAGGGCTTTGTTCGAATTGATACTCAAAATAATATGCCTACGGCAGCGGGCTTGTCATCAAGTTCTAGTGGTTTGTCTGCCTTGGTCAAGGCTTGTAATGCTTATTTCAAGCTTGGATTGACTCGGATCCAGTTGGCACAGGAGGCTAAGTTTGCCTCAGGCTCTTCCTCTCGGAGTTTTTATGGACCACTAGGTGCTTGGGATAAGGATAGCGGAGAAATTTACCCTGTAGAGACAGACTTGAAACTAGCTATGATTATGTTGGTGTTAGAGGACAAGAAAAAACCAATTTCTAGCCGTGACGGGATGAAACTCTGTGTGGAAACTTCGACGACCTTTGACGACTGGGTACGTCAGTCTGAGAAGGATTATCAGGATATGCTGGTTTACCTCAAAGAAAATGACTTTGCCAAGGTTGGGGAGTTAACGGAGGAAAATGCTCTGGCTATGCACGCTACGACCAAAACAGCATCACCAGCCTTTTCTTATCTGACGGATGCAAGCTATGAAGCCATGGACTTTGTCCGCCAGCTTCGTGAGCAAGGAGAAGCTTGCTACTTTACCATGGATGCTGGTCCCAATGTCAAGGTTCTCTGTCAGGAGAAAGACTTGGAGCATTTATCAGAAATCTTCGGTCAGCGTTATCGCTTGATTGTGTCAAAAACAAAGGATTTGAGCCAAGATGATTGCTGTTAA